A window of Coregonus clupeaformis isolate EN_2021a unplaced genomic scaffold, ASM2061545v1 scaf0676, whole genome shotgun sequence contains these coding sequences:
- the LOC121561278 gene encoding LOW QUALITY PROTEIN: RNA demethylase ALKBH5-like (The sequence of the model RefSeq protein was modified relative to this genomic sequence to represent the inferred CDS: inserted 2 bases in 1 codon) has protein sequence MAASGFSDLREKLKSMTPHRDNYKNKDRVTDKDESYKNKKVKVTDGGSSNGNGRKRKHRDSSEDELPVESREQEAKRVQGGIVQVEVFSKEDCDVIEGKINEVVANGEAGLYREHTVDRAPLRNKYFFGEGYTYGAQLEKRGPGQERLYPKGEVDDIPAWVHDLVITKLVAGGVIPEGFVNSAVINDYQPGGCIVSHVDPLHIFARPIVSVSFFSDSALCFGCRFQFKPIRVSEPVLELPVRRGSVTVLSGYAADDITHCIRPQDIKERRAVIILRKTRPDAPVLTRAXLPNSSPPERHAPLKAKRSHRRADPDAAHRPRVLEMDKEENRHSSSSSRLHRRSNSSENYWRRSQESEGSRKVKMRRH, from the exons ATGGCAGCCAGCGGATTCTCCGACCTGAGGGAAAAGCTGAAGTCCATGACGCCTCACCGGGACAATTACAAAAACAAAGACCGAGTTACCGACAAGGACGAGAgttacaaaaacaaaaaagttAAAGTTACCGACGGAGGCAGCAGCAACGGGAACGGCCGGAAGCGAAAGCACCGAGATTCCTCCGAGGATGAGCTCCCTGTGGAGTCTCGTGAGCAG gagGCGAAGCGTGTCCAGGGCGGCATTGTCCAGGTAGAGGTCTTCTCAAAGGAGGACTGTGATGTCATTGAGGGGAAGATAAATGAGGTGGTCGCTAATGGAGAAGCGGGGCTTTACCGGGAACACACCGTAGATCGGGCACCGCTACGGAACAAATACTTCTTTGGAGAG GGCTATACATACGGGGCCCAGCTAGAGAAGAGAGGACCTGGTCAGGAGAGATTGTATCCTAAAGGAGAGGTGGACGACATCCCAGCCTGGGTCCACGACCTCGTCATCACTAAACTGGTCGCCGGCGGGGTCATACCTGAAG GTTTTGTGAACTCAGCGGTGATCAACGACTACCAACCAGGCGGCTGCATCGTGTCACATGTCGACCCGCTCCACATCTTCGCCCGGCCAATCGTATCCGTGTCCTTCTTCTCTGACTCCGCCCTCTGCTTCGGCTGCCGCTTCCAGTTTAAACCAATCAGAGTGTCCGAGCCAGTCCTGGAGCTTCCTGTCAGGAGAGGAAGTGTTACTGTCCTCAG TGGCTATGCGGCTGATGACATCACCCACTGTATCCGCCCCCAGGACATCAAGGAGAGACGGGCCGTCATCATCCTCAGGAA gacgAGGCCAGACGCCCCCGTGTTGACCAGAGC CCTCCCTAACTCCTCCCCTCCTGAGAGACACGCCCCTCTGAAGGCCAAACGCTCTCACCGCAGAGCTGACCCAGACGCTGCACACAG ACCGAGGGTTCTGGAGATGGATAAGGAGGAGAATCGTCACTCCTCCTCTTCGTCCCGCCTTCATCGCCGTAGTAACAGCTCCGAGAACTACTGGAGGCGGAGCCAAGAGAGCGAAGGGTCACGCAAGGTCAAGATGAGAcgtcactga